In Ahaetulla prasina isolate Xishuangbanna chromosome 6, ASM2864084v1, whole genome shotgun sequence, a single window of DNA contains:
- the PPRC1 gene encoding peroxisome proliferator-activated receptor gamma coactivator-related protein 1 isoform X2, translating to MQDYLDSSVISIIEDFSSLTEVKSHMDAENELSLLTAITDILDSTDDETLSPFDPIPDSELLTSPREIENSSFQRFLSFSVKPDEQDLDNIEDFQEPGLCTIMSKKVEASTTGIPFPLSSSCAKHLAFSNSASNKAFWGEQKLFKTRERESPVLQSSDGDEEKVARGCKESLTAAVKEMEPERDLDECDDPYIIAAENISLNELVRSVHSYCQPSLTLCLSSDNQSLAEKSLTGPLVLEIMPNGGELLETKLSPTMDSNCTTGLTHTEAELLSPALGKELPEYMMRYAGVDRELDSYEQDGKVVNAALPNVKDGQPQIEEDTQKSTSNQKNTSEPASVPPKNAKKGQVSTNIKKKRKKSREETKYHKTINCQQVSACPQMQTRIDARKSVSDSSFRKKEPEKTGGKELILNKVSQTKETSETQVEQPKCVREKGSKSPLLSSLVSPRDLPYAEEEPTENLGNSDLVPIVQRDVPGEPHEKSQFPLPVIEMSSSETSQMLPGCTIQLTEQLTKDTPCSENKEVICPPREAKPRPLSLSEYRQRRRQHQSSNDSIQNTRENRSASKWPSVPKLPTELADLPCLQAPLPSTKAAAPKLAKEPEKPADSTTLAANDKASAMTLSMPSSSTTLKQRDPPSLQLPSPTPIPVVPTSKVCAFSHIGPQMPPPLSIPHVPPVPEAFLPAPPNHYNLGSSQPVGSSWSHFALLPANYQSLPPPPPPPPPATEACSPVFHTVPPLLPPTWPPPSVPLPFVPALPYGSVEWAPLPQSSYWSGIPVPPPVLPVPYGDQGSLRQSPQVGTLPVSSVSDGFPGQQSTALTPESCIGFQNVVSESQSPPVPTCQVEAPSAVKLAPRKISDPRRQIQLSTFQSQTEVTSSSSQSLEKLPLSPSADKPAKETALTQHGSKNSSLQSVEVPLPVPPSHQMLGESAGKLKFSKEDFQLVEKNPELSDSGETTTVPVAQNNTKPPAEGPSSLSASLAPGKQKEPVETQSDSIEHALVAPSPSTLSGLQKVRKNGHLSKKTSSPMWKNQPFISSAQHKHDKDLVHSFINEIGIEASDLSSLLEQFEKTEAKTEVSAVLKKNKSTGNNGSEIQWEKKMVDRLHAPELINVAGLTPPATPPHQLWKPLVPVSLLGQDGSPKDTKIMKSLNKSHWKAVTPVHVGSGEHDYCQLTVAQPKGGARWNVKQNLDITIKPIKTLTRQVVGQTSTDIKRPPATVRLKPVVPACQNPREITNHVNSNKGQTKDSKTVTADLKPTTLNSTLLETNLIHPCKEALDHRTTIPRSMTRSNDDPCSVLLSPAASPCQDSGESTLQQLQEIQQKPLSSKRSLRCYRSRQRSVSPKSQRGRSRRNHASRSFSSSSDGDSDTSSSSSSSLSSSSSSSQSRSRSPPSKHWRRCRSRNSSSSSAKWSHSRGRSHSPSNSSYRSRSSSRSPSPHRRNSCRKSYNSSSSYERYQRQKNKYKERAIEERRVVFIGKIHNRMTRSELRHRFSVFGDIEDCTLHFREHGDNFGFVTYRYAEDAFAAIEGGHALLRPDEQPFDLGFGGRRQFCKRSYADLDSSQDDFQPAHLKNKYDSLDFDTLLKQAQRSLRR from the exons ATGCAGGATTACTTAGACTCTTCTGTCATTTCCATCATTGAAGATTTCAGCAGTTTGACTGAG GTAAAAAGCCACATGGATGCAGAGAATGAACTTTCCCTGTTGACGGCAATAACAGATATTCTTGATAGCACGGATGATGAGACACTGTCTCCCTTTGACCCTATTCCTGATTCTGAATTGCTAACATCACCCAGAGAGATTGAAAATTCTTCG TTTCAGAGATTTCTTAGTTTTTCTGTGAAACCTGATGAACAAGACTTAGACAATATTGAGGATTTCCAGGAGCCTGGACTGTGCACCATTATGTCAAAGAAG GTTGAAGCCAGTACTACCGGCATTCCCTTCCCATTATCTTCAAGTTGTGCCAAACATTTGGCTTTTTCAAACAGTGCGAGTAACAAAGCATTCTGGGGGGAACAGAAGCTCTTCAAGACTAGAGAACGAGAATCACCTGTGCTACAGAGCAGTGATGGAGATGAAGAGAAGGTTGCACGAGGGTGCAAGGAGAGTCTTACGGCAGCTGTGAAGGAGATGGAACCTGAAAGAGACCTTGATGAATGCGATGATCCCTATATCATTGCTGCGGAAAATATTTCCCTTAATGAACTGGTGAGATCAGTGCACTCTTACTGCCAGCCCTCCCTCACTCTATGTCTGAGTTCTGATAATCAGTCCCTTGCTGAGAAGAGTCTCACAGGCCCACTTGTCTTAGAAATAATGCCTAATGGTGGAGAGCTCCTGGAGACCAAGCTCTCACCTACAATGGATAGCAATTGCACAACTGGCCTTACGCATACTGAAGCAGAACTTTTGTCCCCTGCCCTGGGAAAAGAATTGCCTGAATACATGATGAGATACGCAGGTGTGGACCGAGAGCTTGACTCATACGAACAAGATGGGAAGGTAGTTAATGCTGCCCTTCCAAACGTAAAAGATGGTCAGCCACAGATAGAGGAGGACACTCAGAAATCAACAAGTAATCAAAAGAATACATCTGAGCCTGCCTCAGTGCCTCCAAAAAATGCCAAGAAGGGTCAGGTATCTACAAATattaagaagaagaggaagaaatccaGAGAGGAAACAAAGTATCACAAGACCATAAACTGCCAACAAGTGTCTGCCTGTCCTCAAATGCAGACCAGAATTGATGCAAGGAAATCTGTGTCAGATTCTAGTTTTCGAAAAAAAGAACCAGAGAAAACTGGAGGAAAAGAATTGATCCTAAATAAAGTATCTCAGACGAAGGAAACATCTGAAACTCAAGTAGAACAACCaaaatgtgtgagagagaaagggtCCAAAAGTCCACTTCTGTCAAGCTTAGTAAGTCCAAGGGATTTGCCATATGCAGAGGAGGAGCCCACAGAAAATCTAGGGAATTCAGACCTTGTGCCTATTGTCCAGAGGGATGTCCCAGGAGAACCCCACGAAAAAAGCCAGTTTCCCCTACCAGTGATTGAGATGTCTAGCTCAGAAACTTCCCAAATGCTCCCTGGTTGCACTATACAACTTACAGAGCAGCTGACCAAGGATACACCTTGCTCTGAAAATAAAGAAGTCATCTGTCCTCCAAGGGAAGCTAAACCTCGGCCGCTCAGCTTGAGTGAATATAGGCAGCGCCGGCGGCAGCACCAATCTAGTAATGACAGTATCCAAAACACCAGAGAGAACCGGAGTGCCAGCAAGTGGCCCAGTGTTCCCAAGCTCCCTACAGAGTTGGCTGATCTGCCTTGCCTGCAAGCTCCTCTGCCGTCCACCAAAGCCGCAGCACCTAAACTTGCAAAGGAGCCTGAAAAACCTGCTGACTCCACTACTCTTGCCGCCAATGACAAAGCAAGTGCCATGACCCTTTCCATGCCCTCCTCCTCTACAACTCTGAAACAAAGAGATCCTCCGTCTTTACAGCTTCCTTCACCTACACCTATTCCTGTTGTGCCTACTAGTAAAGTATGTGCTTTTTCTCACATTGGGCCACAAATGCCTCCACCATTGTCCATACCTCATGTGCCACCAGTCCCAGAGGCTTTCCTACCAGCTCCTCCTAATCACTACAATTTGGGCTCATCTCAACCAGTAGGATCTTCATGGTCTCACTTTGCTCTTCTACCAGCTAATTACCAAagcttaccaccaccaccaccaccaccaccacctgctACTGAAGCTTGTTCTCCTGTCTTCCATACAGTTCCCCCCCTACTCCCTCCAACTTGGCCTCCCCCATCTGTTCCTTTGCCTTTTGTTCCAGCCCTGCCTTATGGTTCTGTTGAGTGGGCTCCACTGCCACAGTCTTCCTACTGGTCTGGAATACCTGTGCCACCTCCAGTGTTGCCCGTCCCATATGGAGATCAAGGAAGTCTCAGGCAAAGTCCTCAGGTTGGCACTTTACCTGTCTCATCTGTTTCTGATGGATTTCCTGGCCAGCAAAGTACGGCTTTAACACCAGAGTCCTGTATTGGATTTCAAAATGTGGTCAGTGAAAGTCAAAGCCCACCTGTCCCGACATGCCAAGTAGAAGCTCCTTCAGCAGTAAAGTTAGCTCCCAGAAAAATATCTGACCCAAGGAGACAAATACAGCTCTCTACATTTCAATCCCAAACTGAAGTAACTTCAAGCAGTTCTCAGTCATTGGAGAAACTGCCTTTGTCGCCATCAGCTGATAAGCCTGCAAAAGAAACAGCATTGACTCAGCATGGAAGCAAAAATTCTTCCCTGCAGTCCGTAGAGGTACCTCTTCCTGTGCCTCCTTCCCATCAAATGCTGGGAGAATCTGCTGGTAAACTGAAGTTTTCAAAAGAAGACTTTCAGCTTGTAGAGAAGAACCCTGAACTCTCTGACTCTGGAGAAACTACTACTGTTCCTGTGGCTCAGAACAACACAAAGCCCCCAGCAGAGGGACCTTCTTCCCTTTCCGCTTCCTTGGCACCTGGAAAGCAAAAGGAGCCAGTTGAAACCCAGTCAGATAGCATAGAACATGCCCTAGTTGCTCCCAGTCCTTCAACATTATCGGGGCTCCAGAAAGTACGGAAAAATGGCCATCTTTCCAAGAAAACATCATCACCTATGTGGAAAAACCAGCCTTTCATCAGCTCTGCACAGCATAAGCATGATAAAGATCTTGTTCACTCATTTATCAATGAGATTG gAATTGAGGCCTCTGACTTATCTAGCCTGCTAGAGCAATTTGAAAAGACTGAAG CCAAAACGGAAGTATCTGCTgtgttaaagaaaaataaatctacaGGGAATAATGG gtCTGAGATACAATGGGAAAAGAAAATGGTGGACCGGCTTCATGCACCAGAGCTCATTAATGTTGCAG GCTTGACTCCACCAGCCACTCCACCCCATCAGCTGTGGAAACCTTTGGTACCTGTCTCATTGCTGGGACAGGATGGGTCCCCAAAAGATACCAAGATTATGAAATCCCTAAACAAATCTCACTGGAAAGCTGTAACCCCTGTCCATGTAGGTTCTGGTGAGCATGATTATTGTCAACTAACTGTTGCACAGCCAAAGGGAGGTGCTAGATGGAATGTCAAACAGAACTTGGATATCACCATAAAACCTATTAAGACCTTAACAAGACAAGTAGTAGGTCAGACCTCTACTGATATAAAGAGGCCCCCTGCTACTGTTAGACTGAAGCCTGTAGTTCCTGCTTGCCAGAATCCTAGAGAAATTACCAACCATGTTAATTCCAACAAGGGCCAAACCAAAGATTCCAAGACTGTTACAGCTGACTTGAAACCTACTACCCTAAATTCAACATTGTTGGAGACCAATCTTATACATCCATGCAAAGAGGCATTGGACCACCGGACTACTATTCCAAGGTCCATGACTAGGAGCAATGATGATCCATGCTCTGTACTGCTGTCACCAGCTGCATCCCCTTGCCAAGATTCAGGAGAATCAACATTACAGCAACTTCAGGAGATACAGCAGAAACCACTCTCTTCGAAACGCTCCTTAAGATGCTACCGGAGCAGACAGAGGTCAGTTAGTCCGAAAAGCCAAAGGGGGAGAAGTCGACGAAACCATGCTAGCCGGTCCTTCAGTTCAAGCTCTGATGGTGATAGTGAtacttcatcatcttcatcatcgtcTTTGTCGTCGTCATCTTCTTCGTCACAATCACGTTCTCGGTCTCCACCATCCAAACACTGGCGAAG aTGTCGCTCACGGAATTCGAGCTCTTCTTCCGCTAAATGGAGCCATTCAAGGGGCAGGTCCCACTCTCCCTCCAATTCCTCTTACAGATCAAGATCATCTTCTAGGTCCCCTTCTCCGCATAGAAGGAATAGTTGCAGGAAAAG ctacaATTCCAGCAGTTCCTATGAACGTTACCAAAggcagaaaaacaaatataaagaacGTGCAATC GAGGAACGCCGCGTTGTCTTCATTGGTAAGATCCATAACAGGATGACACGATCAGAATTACGACATCGTTTCTCTGTTTTTGGGGACATTGAAGACTGCACATTGCACTTCCGGGAGCATGG GGATAACTTTGGCTTTGTGACTTATCGATATGCTGAAGATGCCTTTGCTGCTATAGAAGGTGGACATGCACTGCTTCGTCCTGATGAACAGCCCTTTGATCTGGGCTTCGGAGGACGTCGACAGTTCTGTAAAAGAAGCTATGCTGACTTAG ATTCCAGCCAAGATGACTTTCAACCTGCCCATCTGAAGAATAAATATGATTCTCTTGACTTTGACACCTTATTGAAGCAGGCTCAGCGAAGTCTGCGGAGGTAG